In a genomic window of Capsicum annuum cultivar UCD-10X-F1 unplaced genomic scaffold, UCD10Xv1.1 ctg1489, whole genome shotgun sequence:
- the LOC124890252 gene encoding cysteine proteinase inhibitor A-like: MATCGGIREAGGSENSLEVNDLARFAVDEHNKKQNALLEFGKVVNVKEQVVAGTMYYITLEATEGDKKKAYEAKVWVKPWQNFKQVEDFKLIGDVA, translated from the exons atggCAACTTGTGGAGGAATTCGTGAGGCTGGTGGATCCGAAAACAGCCTTGAGGTCAATGATCTTGCTCGTTTTGCGGTTGATGAACACAATAAGAAACAG AATGCTCTTTTGGAGTTCGGAAAGGTTGTCAATGTGAAGGAACAAGTGGTTGCTGGAACCATGTACTATATAACACTGGAGGCGACTGAAGGTGATAAGAAGAAAGCATACGAAGCCAAGGTCTGGGTGAAGCCATGGCAGAACTTCAAGCAAGTTGAAGACTTCAAGCTTATTGGGGATGTTGCTTAG